In Prosthecochloris sp. GSB1, the following proteins share a genomic window:
- a CDS encoding glycoside hydrolase family 3 protein — protein MKNDSLLRTFGLSLVFSFLLPFAAAAGDQAEAGGAKAQDIFNRKTSWVEKQLKKMSLSDKIGQMLVAHCPARFQSEEDKYYQYLSALVSEGKVGGIMFMKGNTYDAAVLANRFQLLAPRPLLVSADMEKGLAMRIDGATEFPPSMAVSATGNSRLAYDMGAVIAREAKALGIHQSYGPSVDLNSNPQNPIINTRSYGDRIPLTVEMSESFIDGFQSNGMIATAKHFPGHGDVTVDSHIDLPVLRADSERLENIELKPFSEAIDHGVMSVMIGHLAVPGITGNLVPATLSWSIVTKLLRKKLGFEGLIVTDALNMKALYRNYTLADISVLAVEAGNDLLLFSPDPALTHRAILDAVGTGRLSEKQIDKSVRRILLAKQWLGLDRERLVNLNAIPGKINLESHKTLAQTIANSSITVIQDRNNALPIRKDRIRNILHIILEDKKHSLSGETFSEKLKRTFDAKTIRISEMSNSIDYRNAEDSAARASAIIVSSYVEVLSGNKTLSLSDRQQELIHRLSRSVPASKPLVMISFGTPYLANQFRDVPAFVCTYSSSELSEDAAIKLLDGSLKASGKLPVSLTLNIQ, from the coding sequence ATGAAAAACGATTCCTTACTCCGGACTTTCGGATTGTCTCTCGTATTCTCTTTCCTGCTCCCATTCGCCGCGGCAGCGGGGGATCAGGCCGAAGCGGGCGGAGCGAAAGCACAGGACATTTTCAACCGGAAAACCTCCTGGGTTGAAAAGCAGCTCAAGAAAATGAGCCTTTCGGACAAGATCGGCCAGATGCTCGTCGCCCACTGCCCCGCACGTTTTCAGAGTGAAGAAGACAAGTACTACCAGTACCTTTCCGCGCTCGTAAGCGAGGGAAAGGTCGGCGGCATCATGTTCATGAAAGGCAATACCTACGATGCCGCCGTGCTGGCGAACCGGTTTCAGCTCCTCGCGCCTCGCCCCCTCCTTGTAAGCGCCGACATGGAAAAAGGGCTGGCGATGAGAATCGACGGGGCCACGGAATTCCCGCCCAGCATGGCTGTTTCGGCAACGGGCAACTCCCGCCTGGCCTACGACATGGGCGCGGTCATCGCCCGCGAGGCCAAGGCGCTCGGCATCCACCAGAGCTACGGCCCGAGCGTCGATCTGAACAGCAACCCGCAAAACCCGATCATCAACACCCGATCCTACGGTGACCGGATTCCGCTGACCGTCGAGATGTCCGAATCGTTCATCGACGGTTTCCAGTCGAACGGCATGATCGCCACGGCCAAGCATTTCCCCGGCCACGGCGACGTTACGGTCGACAGCCATATCGATCTGCCCGTGCTCCGGGCGGACAGCGAACGGCTCGAAAACATCGAGCTCAAACCCTTCAGTGAAGCGATCGATCACGGTGTAATGAGTGTCATGATCGGGCATCTTGCCGTTCCCGGCATCACGGGCAACCTGGTCCCCGCGACGCTTTCATGGAGCATCGTCACCAAGCTGCTGAGAAAAAAACTCGGCTTCGAAGGACTCATTGTAACCGACGCCCTGAACATGAAGGCGCTCTACCGTAACTACACGCTTGCCGACATATCCGTGCTCGCCGTCGAAGCTGGAAACGACCTGTTGCTTTTCTCGCCGGACCCTGCGCTCACACATCGGGCCATACTCGACGCGGTAGGAACCGGAAGGCTTTCGGAAAAACAGATCGACAAGTCTGTACGAAGGATCCTGCTGGCCAAGCAATGGCTGGGGCTCGACAGGGAGCGGCTGGTCAACCTCAACGCCATACCAGGCAAGATAAACCTCGAAAGCCACAAGACACTGGCGCAGACCATCGCCAACAGCTCGATAACGGTCATCCAGGACCGAAATAACGCACTTCCCATCAGGAAGGACCGAATCCGCAATATCCTGCATATCATCCTCGAGGACAAGAAACACTCTCTTTCCGGGGAAACGTTTTCTGAAAAGCTCAAACGGACGTTCGACGCAAAAACCATCCGCATCAGCGAAATGTCGAACTCGATCGATTACCGTAACGCCGAAGACAGCGCCGCACGAGCATCGGCCATCATCGTTTCCTCATACGTCGAAGTGCTGTCGGGCAACAAAACGCTTTCGCTCAGCGACCGCCAGCAGGAACTCATCCATCGTCTCAGCCGTTCGGTGCCCGCCTCCAAGCCGCTGGTGATGATCTCGTTCGGCACTCCCTATCTTGCAAACCAGTTCAGGGACGTTCCGGCGTTCGTCTGCACCTACTCCTCTTCGGAACTGAGCGAAGACGCCGCGATCAAACTCCTCGACGGCAGCCTCAAGGCG